Part of the Diprion similis isolate iyDipSimi1 chromosome 10, iyDipSimi1.1, whole genome shotgun sequence genome, GCTATTTATTGCGTAGACTGGTTTGTTATTTTACGCAAAAATTCGGTTACACATCccgttttataaattattactatcttgAGTGAGTAAGGTATTGCTTTTGTATGTGGTAAGTGATTGTAAATGAAGTTTTAGAAAGTGATAAAGATCACGAAACAGCGTAATATACTTAAACCTTAAAACGAGCGCAAATCTGCTGTGAATATATTgttcatatacatattttatatttttcttaatgACCATATAGCAGTGATTGTAAAGATCATTATCACTTGCCAAAGTTCGAAGAGATTTTATTTCCAAGGAGAATAGAACAATTGTGAAACACATTTTGTAAAGCTTATTGGTGAGACAGGAATTCTACCATTACTGTGATACGGATAAGATTTTGATGTTTGcgataatttttgttcaaagtcTTGTCTAAAATTCTATTTACAAAAAAGTTATGAACATTTCTCCAAATACTACATACATTAGACATATTCTACATTGcacaaatttcgaaattctcgTGTCTAAATTCGAGAAATGAAGAGGCTGATTGtccatataataataacaattccaCGCCATTGTACACCGAAGTTGAGTCCATATGTACGTAGTTTTATCGGGGTGCAAGGTGCAACtgagaataaataattcattatcGAACACTCATCAAGCGGCCTACCATCAATAGCATTACTGTATGTAGTTCTGTACTTTGACTAGATCGTGAAACCGTGTAACAGATAACAGTGATGAAGAATTATCGAAGCTCTTTAGAGAGGGAAAAACCATCTTTATTTCCCTCTTTCAGTTTTTGGTCACCAAAATCTCACCTGCGTCTCGGGCTCTCGCATGGCAGCCTCGTGGATGAGGTAGAAGATTCTGAACATCTGATCGGCGCTGACCTTGGACGGGTCCCAGGACTTTCCGGCATTGACAAGGAGTACTCGCCTGCCTTTATGGTCCCGACCCTTCAGAACGTTGACAACGTTGTTCTCGAGGAAAGCCGCCTTCTCGTCCTGAGGCATCAGGTTGTCCAGAAGAGCGGCGTTCTTTTCCTTGAAGTCGGCGACTCTTTTCATAAGGGCGAAAGCGCTATCCGGGTAATATTTACACGGGCGAAGAAAAATGACAAGGAAATCGTCCTCcgtgttgaaaaataacgttttGTCATCTGTAAAAGGAGACGAAGTAAAACATGATGAGATGAGTAAGAGGAACAAAAATATGCTTAAGAAGCGGTTTGATCTAGTAGTCACAGGTGATCTACCTGCGATGTTTATATTTATGTGACACTTGTTTGTCGCCATATAGATGTGCAATAATATTGCATGACGCACAATCGCGCCTTTCATTGTCACTTCGATACATAGTCCGCGATCTTTTACCTCACGAGCAGACCAGCTACTTTGTgcaacagagaaagagagagacggagTGATTACAGCGACTCGATACAAAGCTCATTTGACTTTGCAGTATCAGTGTAGAGGTGCAGTAGGTACATGATTGGAGTTTGGAGCTGTTGCACAAGCTCGCATTGACTATGAGAAAAAtcttatgaataaatatgcgGTGCACATTGACGGTAGTTAAATtttaagtataattttttcccatgttTCACCCTCCCCGCGTACCCAAGCATTCCGACCACACGACGATGGACCTTGTGAAGCATTCCTAAGCCATTGCGTTGCGATTCATCGCAAAGTGCCTCGCGTGTATGAAAACGGATCCAAATTAGGCTAAGGAACTCCAACGATGATtgtttcctctttctctctatctctctctcctgAGCTCAGAACAATCCATTGTCTGACTGGTTTTGCCAAGATGATTAATAAAGAAAGAATGGCGCGAACAGTTTTGGagttgaaagagaaagagcgTTCGTGGTGATAATGGATCTAGCTCTCTTACTTGCATTCATTCTTCAAGCAGGTTTATATATCGACAACTAGAACGGGGTGGGAAAACACGATAACGCGGCTTATCTATAATTCTGAAGTTTGACCCGAAACGCTGTAGATGCTCCGAGACTGCAGCCAACTATTATCGCTCAAGCCGTGCGGCCGCTTTTCAGGGTTCGATACTCGTTTCACGAACAGTCTGTACGTGAATATTTACCCACTTCATATACTTTTATATAGCTGTGTCTCCGAataaatctttttattttacttgttAACTTGTTTCCGTCTTTTTCTAACAATGATTGGTTCACTCAATTGAGCGCATATAAATTCAACAGTCAATTATGCCTGAATTGCTGTTTTCCTGACTAACCCAATTACTAGATTTTTTGTCATTGCAAGACTCTGGATTTCGTGCAGATAATATGCAACCGGATTTAAATAAGACATGCACAATTATTCGCTTCAAGTATGTTCGTGGGGAGCCGCTCTGTGATATGCTTATTACacactttttcaatttatcttaTCAGCGCAGTTCgattatcaaaaatttgtgAATGTCAACTCGATGCACGTCCTACAATTTGTCTACACCTTTCCCTGTAGCTTCGATCAGTATTAAATACACATTTTGCACGAACCACGAGAATATTACTTCTGGCAAGTGGgaacttttattattacacaatTTGACTAAACTGCATGTGGAATTCCAACGCGTACGAACAAATTCTGTTTTTATacgctgaaaaaaaatagatcggACGTCTACAAATTGAACCCGCCAATCACGAACATTTTTTGTAATCCTTGTGCATCTCTTCAGGGTACAAAAGTAATCGGTAAAagaatgaaagtgaaaagtaGAATAAAGTAATTATGATCGTGAATCGGAAAATCCAGTTCAATGAATGTTCACGCATTCACGTCTACCGTAGTTTCCGATTTCTGACAAAACCACAAATTAACCATTCAGGGTAGAGAATGATCCCCTACCAAAGTCCCGAATCTGTTAGTAAGTAGAGGTGATTTTGCTTTAACTGTACAGTCTGATTGCTACGAAGACGACAAAATGGTCCAGTCGCGAATTCTAACATTTTACAGGACCCCGGTTCTTAGAGTGAATAATGATTAGGAACGGTTACCAATTGATTCGACGCTGATCAAAGTGATTGGGATCAACTCTTtttggtgcaaaaaaaaaaagaagaagaaaaaaacggcgAAGCCCTACCTTCAAGGAGCTTTTTGAGGGCTTCGATGCCATTCTTCTTGTTCTCTTCGGTCTCCCTGAGTTCGCTTAGAGCAAGTGCCTGCGTCTCGGGTCCAATGGGGTCCTCCTCGAGCCTGAACGCCATTGTTTAGTTCGGGGTTAGCGTGTCTTAACTGAGCGGCGTGTTAAACCAAGGGTGAATCTCGAGTGATGCTCGCGTTGTGAGGAGCGCGATTTATCTGCGTTATGTCGAGACGGTTGTCGAGTCCGATGCCTCTTCTTGTCCACCATCTCTCACGATACAACGCGACTCTAATCTTTGACCAGTCAAAGTCCAATCCACCAGGCATcgatgtgtatgtataacagTCCCGTCAACTGCTATGATCCACGACTTCACCATCCCGGGATGACTACCGCTTCGAAACTCGGTTTCTAGTCGAGTACCGATAAAGAACTCCAGCACCAGTCGCCCCGACTGGTACAATGATCACTCTTCCTTCGTTCTCTATTCCGACACTGCATAGCGATGACTGTAATTTCATTCACTGTTCACGGTCGCCAATGTCCAGGGAATTGTAACTTGTGAGTCTTGTACTCTCCGCGAATCCAGAGTTCCATTTTCATTCGACCAAGTGCGCTCGAGAATTTCCGTGACCCAAATTTGATTTTGGGATCAAGAGAATCGGTGAACCTGTCATTGAACTTCGTACAAGTGAAACACATATTTGCGTAACCTTCAGATGTCTGTGGATACGTGATCGTTTGAGTGCTCATATGCGGCACCGATAACGAGGATAAGACAAAGCACATCTGATTCGCCTGACTTCGTATAGCTGGGTGAAACAAGAGTGAGAGATGAAGCGAGAGGAGGACACGGACATTGATAAGAGCCGCTGACTCGTCGCTCAGTGACTTCAACGGTCAGCCTTTTATCGCTTTCGTGTGTCCAAAGATCAGCAGTACCGCGGATTTGGTGATGACCCTGATCACTTTTTAGCCACGGTCTATTTATACTTTTAATGAAAGAAATTCGGAGATTTGATAGAAAGGGTGAATGAACCAGCGAGCTAATTGCAAAAGCAGTttgacctaacctaacccaacctGACTCAGCATCTCTATGCAGTATCAGCGTTTGGAGAATCGAACCATTCCCAGAGTCCAGTGGAAATGCACTAATTATCTTTGTTTCTGCTTCTTTGGGCAGCAAACATAATCAGCGGAAATAAGCGTCGAAGCTGACCTTGACTTGCGCCTTCATAGCGCAGCTATAAGAGTCCAACAGAGACGGCTGTTCTCACAGGTGTACAAGCATTCCATCGAAGCATGATGCTGAAACTGATCGAATGGAATTTTGTATCAAGCATGTGTTGGATACCCAAATAATCTGAATAGAGTGTATTTACCGAAGTCTCCCTTTCGGTACTAGACACTGTAGGTACATGTTCCGCACTCAATACGATACTATTATTTGGTAATCAATCGTGATCTGAGATCTTGATCGACCCGTTTATAAATCTTACTCAGAGATACGTGTAACTATCTATATACACGTATTAGATTAAGTTTACAATGTGACAATTTTAGTTTAGGAATCATATCACGTGTGATCAGTATTGGACGAGGTGCATATTGAATAGAAGCGATCTGAACAAGCCTCTCAAACGTATAAAAGGTATTTaccgattaaaaaataacccCATTATCAAATGATCCTTCCTCGAGTGAATGGTTCAATGCAATTTATAATGTGACAAGCTGTGTGCAGTTCATTCGTTGGGATTTCCCGCATTTGCCCTTTTCGTCGTACATAAATGTTATTAAATGCTTGTATTCTTCGATTCGAAAACACAATATTGTAACGATGTTCGGATCAATCGATTCTCATTTTGATGAGACAAACGATGAACGAGAGTTTGGTCGACGTGACAACGTTTCTTTTATTGATAAACAGTTTGATTCGGGAGCTCGATAGAGCAAGACGTTTAAGACGGGACTGATATTCGAATAAACATTCTTCCGTTCTCCTATTCCTGTCTCTTTATTCCCGCAAACGTTACAATATCTTAATGTCAAAAATGTATcatttgtgatttttcaagGTTGGTAAACGGGTCACAAGCCATCGTTCAGACGAATTTTAGTTTCATACTGACCGAAGTATCTTCGACTGACCATCAAGACGTGGAGAAGTTTCAATCCAAAAAAACGCACACAAATTGCATAATCATTTTGCTACCACATAAAAACAATTCACCCCAAATTTTAGCTCTTAATCTTAAACAGTTTTTGAGTTGATAAACtcttgtttgttttattttcaattgcaaaaataaatattaacaaaagATGATTTTTTCCTAAATACTTGCTCGcagaatatatgaaaaaatttgaaaagattatgctaggaaatttttcaattttttcgatttgacAGAACATagtgaaaaaaactaaaacctgatttttttttagaaaacttCGTGTTTAAAAGAACTAATACTactttattattgaaaaattatataaataatcatttttccaACAGTAAATGCTCATTATACTACGCAGAAACCAATACGGTTTAGTGATTATCTagaaacatgtgaaaaaaatcacctaGAATTAATCTTCGTCACTATCCTTATTGATTACTAAACAGTTTCctgtattataaaaaatacggCTCAAAATTTCcggttttacaattttttataaatatctaGCATGTGATAGATAATAAACTATCGGCTGTTTTTACATCCCGGAGGCGTGTATCATGCCCTCCATCcattttttcagccaaatatgATACTGCTTGCTAAAGCTGATACGAGCCA contains:
- the LOC124411529 gene encoding retinaldehyde-binding protein 1; this encodes MAFRLEEDPIGPETQALALSELRETEENKKNGIEALKKLLEDDKTLFFNTEDDFLVIFLRPCKYYPDSAFALMKRVADFKEKNAALLDNLMPQDEKAAFLENNVVNVLKGRDHKGRRVLLVNAGKSWDPSKVSADQMFRIFYLIHEAAMREPETQVRGVVVIMDFDGLTMKQVLALSPSFSMRLLTFIQDAMPLRLKEVHIVKQPFIFNMVWKIFTPFIREKLNSRLFFHGSKMSSLHKHLDPSHLPENYGGKLPAVDYTSADWYPVIVQYEDKVKEWNTYGLRKN